The proteins below are encoded in one region of Sminthopsis crassicaudata isolate SCR6 chromosome 1, ASM4859323v1, whole genome shotgun sequence:
- the KLHL26 gene encoding kelch-like protein 26 isoform X2, whose product MADKNGALKCTFSAPGHSTTLLQGLATLRAQGQLLDVILTINNEAFQVHKVVLAACSDYFRAMFTGGMREASQDIIELKGVSAKGLKHIIDFAYSAEVTLDLDCIQDVLGAAVFLQMVPVVELCEEFLKSAMSVETCLNIGQMATTFSLASLKESVDAFTFRHFLQISEEEDFLHLPLERLVFFLQSNKLKSCSEIDLFRAAIRWLQYDPARRPGASQVLCHIRFPLMKSSELVDSVQTLDIMVEDVLCRQYLLEAFNYQILPFRQHEMQSPRTSIRSDVLSLITFGGTPYTDNDRTVSGKVYHLPEPGCRQFKELTEMEVGCSHTCVAVLDNFVYVVGGQHLQYRSGEGAVDICYRYDPHLNQWLRIQAMQESRIQFQLNVLCGMMYATGGRNRAGSLASVEKYCPRKNEWSYVCSLKRRTWGHAGAAVCGRLYISGGYGISVEDKKALHCYDPSVDQWEFKAPMNEPRVLHAMVSTSSRIYALGGRMDHVDRCFDVLAVEYYVPEADQWTTVSPMRAGQSEAGCCLLERKIYIVGGYNWHLNNVTSIVQVYNTETDEWERDMHFPESFAGIACAPVLLPQITAQR is encoded by the exons ATGGCTGACAAGAATGGGGCCCTCAAATGCACCTTCTCTGCTCCTGGCCACAGCACGACCCTCCTGCAGGGACTCGCCACCCTCAGAGCCCAGGGCCAGCTCCTGGATGTCATCCTCACCATCAACAATGAAGCATTTCAAGTCCACAAGGTGGTCTTAGCTGCCTGCAGTGACTATTTCAG GGCAATGTTCACGGGTGGGATGCGAGAAGCCAGCCAGGACATCATCGAGCTGAAGGGGGTGTCCGCCAAGGGCCTGAAGCACATCATCGACTTTGCCTACAGCGCTGAAGTGACCCTGGACCTGGACTGCATCCAGGACGTCCTGGGCGCCGCGGTCTTCTTGCAGATGGTGCCCGTGGTGGAGCTCTGCGAGGAGTTCCTGAAGTCGGCCATGAGCGTGGAGACCTGCCTCAACATCGGCCAGATGGCCACCACCTTCAGCCTGGCCTCCCTGAAGGAGTCGGTGGACGCCTTCACCTTCCGGCACTTCCTGCAGATCTCGGAGGAGGAGGACTTCCTGCACCTGCCCCTGGAGCGCCTGGTCTTCTTCCTGCAGAGTAATAAGCTGAAGAGCTGCAGTGAGATTGACCTGTTCCGCGCGGCCATCCGCTGGCTGCAGTATGATCCCGCACGCCGGCCGGGTGCCAGCCAGGTGCTCTGCCACATCCGCTTCCCGCTCATGAAGTCCTCGGAGCTGGTGGACAGCGTCCAGACTCTGGACATCATGGTGGAGGACGTGCTTTGTCGCCAGTACTTGCTGGAGGCCTTTAACTACCAGATCCTGCCCTTCCGCCAGCACGAGATGCAGTCCCCGCGCACCAGCATCCGCTCGGACGTCCTCTCCCTCATCACGTTCGGGGGCACGCCCTACACGGACAACGACCGCACAGTCAGTGGCAAGGTGTACCACCTGCCTGAGCCTGGCTGCCGCCAGTTCAAGGAGCTGACCGAGATGGAGGTGGGCTGCAGCCACACCTGTGTGGCCGTGCTGGACAACTTCGTGTATGTGGTCGGGGGCCAGCACCTGCAGTACCGCAGTGGCGAGGGGGCCGTGGACATTTGCTACCGCTATGACCCCCACCTGAACCAGTGGCTCCGCATCCAGGCCATGCAGGAGAGCCGGATCCAGTTCCAGCTCAATGTGCTGTGCGGGATGATGTATGCCACGGGCGGGCGGAACCGGGCTGGGAGCTTGGCCTCGGTGGAGAAGTACTGCCCTCGGAAGAACGAGTGGTCCTATGTGTGCTCGCTGAAGCGCCGCACATGGGGCCACGCTGGGGCCGCCGTCTGCGGGAGGCTCTACATCTCTGGGGGCTACGGCATCTCGGTGGAGGACAAGAAGGCCCTGCACTGCTATGACCCCTCGGTGGACCAGTGGGAGTTCAAGGCCCCCATGAATGAGCCCCGTGTCCTGCACGCCATGGTCAGCACCAGCAGCCGCATCTACGCCCTCGGGGGCCGGATGGACCACGTGGACCGCTGCTTTGATGTGCTGGCCGTGGAGTACTACGTGCCCGAGGCCGACCAGTGGACCACGGTGAGCCCTATGCGGGCCGGCCAGTCGGAGGCTGGCTGCTGCCTCCTGGAGAGGAAGATCTACATCGTGGGGGGCTACAACTGGCACCTGAACAATGTGACGAGCATCGTGCAGGTGTACAACACGGAGACGGACGAGTGGGAGAGGGACATGCACTTTCCTGAGTCCTTCGCGGGCATCGCCTGCGCGCCCGTCCTCCTGCCGCAGATTACTGCGCAGAGATAG
- the KLHL26 gene encoding kelch-like protein 26 isoform X1, whose amino-acid sequence MFFLKHGKQIFRDENLRLRVRGPGFESLQCYNLTTFVPLASMADKNGALKCTFSAPGHSTTLLQGLATLRAQGQLLDVILTINNEAFQVHKVVLAACSDYFRAMFTGGMREASQDIIELKGVSAKGLKHIIDFAYSAEVTLDLDCIQDVLGAAVFLQMVPVVELCEEFLKSAMSVETCLNIGQMATTFSLASLKESVDAFTFRHFLQISEEEDFLHLPLERLVFFLQSNKLKSCSEIDLFRAAIRWLQYDPARRPGASQVLCHIRFPLMKSSELVDSVQTLDIMVEDVLCRQYLLEAFNYQILPFRQHEMQSPRTSIRSDVLSLITFGGTPYTDNDRTVSGKVYHLPEPGCRQFKELTEMEVGCSHTCVAVLDNFVYVVGGQHLQYRSGEGAVDICYRYDPHLNQWLRIQAMQESRIQFQLNVLCGMMYATGGRNRAGSLASVEKYCPRKNEWSYVCSLKRRTWGHAGAAVCGRLYISGGYGISVEDKKALHCYDPSVDQWEFKAPMNEPRVLHAMVSTSSRIYALGGRMDHVDRCFDVLAVEYYVPEADQWTTVSPMRAGQSEAGCCLLERKIYIVGGYNWHLNNVTSIVQVYNTETDEWERDMHFPESFAGIACAPVLLPQITAQR is encoded by the exons ATGTTTTTCCTAAAACATGGCAAACAAATCTTTAGAGATGAAAACCTGAGGCTTAGAGTTAGAGGACCTGGATTCGAATCTCTGCAATGTTACAACTTAACTACCTTTGTTCCCTTGGCCAG CATGGCTGACAAGAATGGGGCCCTCAAATGCACCTTCTCTGCTCCTGGCCACAGCACGACCCTCCTGCAGGGACTCGCCACCCTCAGAGCCCAGGGCCAGCTCCTGGATGTCATCCTCACCATCAACAATGAAGCATTTCAAGTCCACAAGGTGGTCTTAGCTGCCTGCAGTGACTATTTCAG GGCAATGTTCACGGGTGGGATGCGAGAAGCCAGCCAGGACATCATCGAGCTGAAGGGGGTGTCCGCCAAGGGCCTGAAGCACATCATCGACTTTGCCTACAGCGCTGAAGTGACCCTGGACCTGGACTGCATCCAGGACGTCCTGGGCGCCGCGGTCTTCTTGCAGATGGTGCCCGTGGTGGAGCTCTGCGAGGAGTTCCTGAAGTCGGCCATGAGCGTGGAGACCTGCCTCAACATCGGCCAGATGGCCACCACCTTCAGCCTGGCCTCCCTGAAGGAGTCGGTGGACGCCTTCACCTTCCGGCACTTCCTGCAGATCTCGGAGGAGGAGGACTTCCTGCACCTGCCCCTGGAGCGCCTGGTCTTCTTCCTGCAGAGTAATAAGCTGAAGAGCTGCAGTGAGATTGACCTGTTCCGCGCGGCCATCCGCTGGCTGCAGTATGATCCCGCACGCCGGCCGGGTGCCAGCCAGGTGCTCTGCCACATCCGCTTCCCGCTCATGAAGTCCTCGGAGCTGGTGGACAGCGTCCAGACTCTGGACATCATGGTGGAGGACGTGCTTTGTCGCCAGTACTTGCTGGAGGCCTTTAACTACCAGATCCTGCCCTTCCGCCAGCACGAGATGCAGTCCCCGCGCACCAGCATCCGCTCGGACGTCCTCTCCCTCATCACGTTCGGGGGCACGCCCTACACGGACAACGACCGCACAGTCAGTGGCAAGGTGTACCACCTGCCTGAGCCTGGCTGCCGCCAGTTCAAGGAGCTGACCGAGATGGAGGTGGGCTGCAGCCACACCTGTGTGGCCGTGCTGGACAACTTCGTGTATGTGGTCGGGGGCCAGCACCTGCAGTACCGCAGTGGCGAGGGGGCCGTGGACATTTGCTACCGCTATGACCCCCACCTGAACCAGTGGCTCCGCATCCAGGCCATGCAGGAGAGCCGGATCCAGTTCCAGCTCAATGTGCTGTGCGGGATGATGTATGCCACGGGCGGGCGGAACCGGGCTGGGAGCTTGGCCTCGGTGGAGAAGTACTGCCCTCGGAAGAACGAGTGGTCCTATGTGTGCTCGCTGAAGCGCCGCACATGGGGCCACGCTGGGGCCGCCGTCTGCGGGAGGCTCTACATCTCTGGGGGCTACGGCATCTCGGTGGAGGACAAGAAGGCCCTGCACTGCTATGACCCCTCGGTGGACCAGTGGGAGTTCAAGGCCCCCATGAATGAGCCCCGTGTCCTGCACGCCATGGTCAGCACCAGCAGCCGCATCTACGCCCTCGGGGGCCGGATGGACCACGTGGACCGCTGCTTTGATGTGCTGGCCGTGGAGTACTACGTGCCCGAGGCCGACCAGTGGACCACGGTGAGCCCTATGCGGGCCGGCCAGTCGGAGGCTGGCTGCTGCCTCCTGGAGAGGAAGATCTACATCGTGGGGGGCTACAACTGGCACCTGAACAATGTGACGAGCATCGTGCAGGTGTACAACACGGAGACGGACGAGTGGGAGAGGGACATGCACTTTCCTGAGTCCTTCGCGGGCATCGCCTGCGCGCCCGTCCTCCTGCCGCAGATTACTGCGCAGAGATAG